From one Desulfurobacterium thermolithotrophum DSM 11699 genomic stretch:
- a CDS encoding RNA-guided endonuclease InsQ/TnpB family protein produces the protein MKLQRTLKLVLKPTEEQKQTLLETIEQYKFAYNYTCKVGWSTKTWNGIELHKLTYYTVREKTSLPSQLVISARVVATESLKSAIKRKKKGLKSKCPQSNNPAIRYDRRSYTVWLEREEASLATVKGRQKFKVKVPDYFKQYLDWRVTSANLKYDKRLKKFFLNITCEKEFPDVEPVNYFVGVDLGLRNLAVVSTPDGKINKFFDGGHIRAVSERYFALRKRLQSKGTPSAKRHLKTLSQKEKRFRTAINHRIAKEIVSLVPAGGVIVLEKLKGIRKRIKVNKQNRRWIHSWNFAQLQQFIEYKAQAKGIRVVYVDARYTSQKCSRCGHISRSNRIDQSHFVCKHCSYSLNADLNASRNIVKNYLASLQRGEVGTGSGISLPVGRCQPSQCSGATC, from the coding sequence ATGAAACTGCAACGCACTCTTAAACTTGTTCTTAAACCTACTGAAGAACAGAAACAAACGCTCCTTGAAACCATTGAGCAGTATAAGTTTGCCTACAACTATACTTGTAAAGTTGGTTGGAGTACAAAAACTTGGAACGGGATTGAGCTCCACAAACTTACCTATTACACGGTAAGAGAAAAAACCTCTCTCCCTTCTCAACTCGTTATTTCTGCAAGGGTTGTAGCTACTGAAAGCCTCAAATCTGCAATCAAGAGAAAGAAGAAAGGACTCAAAAGCAAATGTCCTCAGAGCAACAATCCTGCTATCCGTTATGATAGGCGTTCCTATACTGTTTGGCTGGAAAGAGAAGAAGCCTCCCTCGCTACCGTTAAAGGAAGACAGAAGTTTAAGGTAAAAGTTCCTGATTACTTCAAGCAATACCTTGACTGGAGAGTTACTTCTGCGAATCTCAAGTATGACAAGAGACTTAAAAAGTTCTTTCTCAACATTACCTGTGAAAAGGAATTCCCCGATGTAGAACCTGTTAACTACTTCGTCGGAGTTGACCTTGGTCTCCGTAACCTTGCGGTAGTTTCTACTCCTGACGGAAAAATTAACAAGTTCTTTGATGGGGGACACATAAGGGCAGTTTCCGAAAGATATTTTGCACTTCGCAAGAGATTGCAGTCCAAAGGCACTCCTTCTGCAAAGAGGCACCTCAAGACACTTTCCCAGAAGGAGAAACGGTTTCGGACTGCTATTAACCATAGGATAGCAAAGGAGATAGTTAGCCTTGTTCCTGCTGGTGGAGTAATTGTCCTTGAGAAGCTCAAAGGAATCAGGAAAAGGATTAAGGTTAACAAGCAAAATAGACGCTGGATACACAGCTGGAACTTTGCACAGCTCCAGCAGTTTATAGAGTATAAAGCTCAAGCTAAGGGAATAAGAGTGGTCTATGTAGATGCACGCTACACCTCTCAAAAGTGTAGCAGATGCGGACACATTTCTCGTTCTAACCGAATTGACCAGTCTCACTTTGTCTGCAAACATTGTAGTTACTCCCTTAACGCTGACCTTAACGCCAGCAGGAACATAGTTAAAAACTATCTGGCTTCTCTCCAAAGAGGAGAAGTCGGGACTGGGAGTGGTATATCCCTCCCAGTGGGGCGCTGTCAACCGTCCCAATGTAGCGGTGCTACCTGTTAG
- a CDS encoding DUF2391 family protein, whose amino-acid sequence MLEKRDIEKIEKELISLDKKISKVAENIENKKKRFNFNDFIQEIAGAIILAFPFAANADIWEISKAMSKLHAFILLILIIFGLFIFINYSNLGNWKVQNLAGFLPLRLVTSFFISLTVSAISLLVLGIYPGIIDNTDWFIKTVILVTLFSVIGSIGLDAAK is encoded by the coding sequence ATGTTGGAAAAGAGAGACATAGAAAAGATAGAAAAAGAGCTCATATCCTTAGATAAAAAGATTTCTAAAGTAGCAGAAAATATCGAAAACAAAAAGAAACGTTTCAATTTTAATGATTTCATTCAAGAAATAGCAGGTGCAATTATCTTAGCTTTTCCGTTTGCTGCAAATGCTGACATATGGGAAATTTCAAAAGCCATGTCAAAGCTTCATGCTTTTATTCTTTTGATTTTAATAATCTTTGGGCTTTTCATTTTTATTAACTATTCAAATCTTGGAAACTGGAAAGTTCAAAATCTTGCAGGATTTCTTCCTTTAAGATTAGTTACAAGTTTTTTTATTTCTTTAACTGTTTCTGCTATCTCGCTTTTAGTTTTAGGAATTTATCCAGGTATCATTGATAACACTGACTGGTTTATAAAAACTGTGATTCTTGTTACACTTTTTTCGGTTATAGGTAGTATTGGACTTGATGCAGCAAAATAG
- the acpP gene encoding acyl carrier protein — translation MENIEQKVKEIVADRLGVDPDEVTPEASFIEDLGADSLDTVELVMALEEEFGIEIPDEDAEKIQTVGDAIDYIQKHL, via the coding sequence ATGGAAAACATCGAACAAAAAGTTAAGGAAATCGTAGCAGATAGACTTGGAGTTGATCCAGACGAAGTAACTCCAGAGGCTTCATTCATTGAGGACTTGGGAGCAGATTCTCTTGATACTGTAGAGTTAGTTATGGCTCTTGAAGAGGAATTCGGTATTGAAATTCCTGATGAAGATGCCGAAAAGATCCAAACAGTAGGTGATGCTATCGATTACATTCAAAAACATCTTTAA
- the sixA gene encoding phosphohistidine phosphatase SixA, with translation MGKTDKVRKIFLVRHGKAEKRENWEGDDCKRPLTEKGIKEFKAFSKWLLDILPQKVTIISSPCDRALETAKILARTLGKEVIIENKLLPDAEPQSYMKVIRKHKGNLILVGHEPDLSLFLNELTCISPNRIAFKKGAVAEILEKKNKFSLFGFYNPKTILNL, from the coding sequence ATGGGTAAGACAGATAAAGTAAGGAAAATTTTTCTTGTTAGACATGGAAAAGCCGAAAAAAGAGAAAATTGGGAAGGAGACGATTGTAAAAGACCTCTTACCGAAAAAGGAATAAAGGAATTTAAAGCTTTTTCAAAATGGCTTTTAGATATCCTCCCACAGAAAGTAACTATCATTTCAAGTCCATGTGATAGAGCTTTAGAAACTGCAAAGATTTTAGCAAGAACTTTAGGAAAAGAAGTCATTATTGAAAATAAACTCTTGCCCGATGCTGAACCTCAAAGTTACATGAAAGTAATAAGAAAACACAAAGGAAATCTCATTCTTGTTGGACATGAACCAGATTTAAGTCTTTTTCTTAATGAACTAACCTGTATAAGTCCTAATAGAATAGCTTTTAAAAAAGGGGCAGTAGCTGAAATTTTAGAAAAGAAGAATAAATTTTCACTTTTTGGTTTCTACAATCCAAAAACTATTTTGAATTTATAA
- the fabG gene encoding 3-oxoacyl-[acyl-carrier-protein] reductase — MEELKGKVVLVTGGTRGIGRAIAERFKEVGATVYITGTNEERTKNVAEEIGVNGVKMNVTDREEVKKVVAEILEKEGQLDVLINNAGITKDTLFLRMKDEDWDSVIDTNLNGVYNVTRAVVPAMIKKKAGNIINISSVVGFTGNIGQVNYSATKSALVGFTKSLAKELGSRGIRVNCIAPGYITTDMTEKIPEKIKQELIKSIPLKREGNPREIADVCLFLASDMASYITGTVIHVNGGLF; from the coding sequence ATGGAAGAGTTGAAAGGTAAAGTTGTTCTTGTAACAGGAGGTACTCGCGGAATAGGAAGAGCAATAGCTGAAAGATTTAAAGAAGTTGGAGCAACTGTCTATATTACAGGAACTAATGAAGAAAGGACAAAAAACGTTGCAGAAGAAATCGGTGTTAACGGTGTTAAGATGAACGTTACTGACAGAGAAGAAGTTAAAAAAGTAGTTGCTGAAATCCTTGAAAAAGAAGGGCAGCTAGATGTTCTTATTAATAATGCAGGAATAACTAAAGATACTCTTTTCTTAAGAATGAAAGATGAAGATTGGGATAGCGTTATTGATACAAATCTCAACGGAGTTTATAACGTTACAAGAGCTGTTGTTCCAGCAATGATAAAGAAGAAAGCTGGCAACATAATTAACATTTCTTCAGTTGTAGGCTTTACAGGAAACATAGGACAGGTTAACTACTCTGCCACAAAATCTGCTCTTGTTGGATTTACAAAATCTCTTGCAAAAGAGTTAGGAAGTAGAGGAATAAGAGTGAACTGTATAGCTCCTGGATATATAACCACAGATATGACAGAAAAAATTCCAGAGAAGATTAAGCAAGAACTTATAAAGTCAATTCCTCTTAAAAGAGAAGGAAATCCACGAGAAATTGCAGATGTCTGTCTTTTCCTTGCGTCAGATATGGCTTCTTATATTACCGGAACAGTTATTCATGTTAACGGTGGACTTTTCTAA
- the ppk1 gene encoding polyphosphate kinase 1 → MESVKEKEKGINLNNPKLYINRELSWLEFNRRVLEEAEDLNNPLLERLKFIAIFFTNLDEFFMIRVAGLKQMVSANINKPSFDGLTPKEQLKRITQKTKQLLKETELQYKKLTSELKKESIYIHKYSELPKNLKKKADKYFEEFVYPVLTPLAVDLTHPFPHLPSLSFNIIVEMISEDLKFGVIPIPKVLPRFIRLKEKEKEEHYLYLEDLIIHHIRKLFPNQEIRSIATFRVTRDADIIIQEDEADDLLEEIEKGLRKRRFGKPVRLEINGGSEFIFNFLKDELEIKDYDIYKLEVPLNLSDLWSLYKEIDRPDLKFPPYVPYYPPQFNIDIFNALKSHEFILFPPYESFDPIVELIEEAAEDPNVLAIKQTLYRVGRNSPIVEALSKAAQKGKEVTAVVEIKARFDEESNIVWAKRLEEEGVHVIYGIPGLKTHAKLLMIVRREENGIKRYVHLGTGNYNVETAKIYSDISYLTSLPGIGEDVSKIFNVLTGYFHPPNLSKLFISPVNLKSKILEMIEEEATLGKEGRIIAKMNSLVDPDVIRALYKASQEGVKIDLIVRGICCLRPGIKGVSENIRVISIVGKYLEHARIFYFKADGEEKIFISSADWMPRNFHRRIETLVPIENFQLKRKLRDILEIQLRDTAKARILMPDGSYIRPKERNFNSQEYFEKWVRQIK, encoded by the coding sequence ATGGAATCTGTTAAAGAGAAAGAAAAAGGAATAAATCTTAACAATCCAAAACTCTACATAAACAGGGAGCTCAGTTGGCTTGAGTTTAATAGAAGAGTTTTAGAAGAAGCTGAAGACTTAAATAATCCTCTTTTAGAAAGGTTAAAGTTTATTGCTATTTTCTTTACCAATCTTGACGAATTTTTCATGATAAGAGTTGCTGGTCTTAAACAGATGGTTTCTGCCAATATTAACAAACCTTCTTTTGATGGTTTAACTCCCAAAGAACAGCTCAAAAGGATAACTCAAAAGACCAAACAACTCCTAAAGGAAACAGAACTTCAGTATAAAAAACTTACTTCCGAACTAAAAAAAGAAAGTATCTACATCCATAAATATTCTGAACTACCTAAAAATTTGAAAAAAAAGGCTGATAAGTACTTTGAAGAATTTGTTTACCCTGTTTTAACCCCTCTTGCAGTTGACCTTACTCATCCCTTTCCCCACCTTCCTTCTCTTAGCTTCAACATAATTGTTGAAATGATATCTGAGGATTTAAAGTTTGGCGTAATTCCTATTCCTAAAGTCCTTCCAAGATTTATAAGACTGAAAGAGAAGGAAAAAGAAGAACATTATCTTTATCTTGAAGACTTAATAATTCACCACATTAGAAAACTATTTCCTAACCAAGAGATTAGGAGCATTGCAACTTTTAGAGTAACCAGAGATGCCGATATCATCATCCAAGAAGATGAAGCTGATGATCTCCTTGAAGAAATAGAAAAAGGGCTTAGAAAAAGGAGATTTGGAAAGCCGGTTAGATTGGAAATAAATGGAGGATCAGAATTTATTTTCAATTTCTTAAAAGATGAACTAGAAATAAAAGACTACGACATTTATAAATTAGAAGTGCCTCTTAATCTTTCTGATTTATGGAGTCTTTACAAAGAGATAGATAGACCTGATTTAAAGTTTCCTCCCTATGTTCCTTATTATCCACCTCAATTTAACATTGACATCTTTAATGCATTAAAAAGTCACGAATTTATTCTTTTCCCTCCTTATGAATCCTTTGATCCTATTGTTGAGCTAATTGAGGAAGCTGCAGAGGATCCTAACGTTCTTGCGATAAAACAAACTCTTTATAGAGTAGGAAGGAATTCTCCTATAGTTGAAGCTTTAAGTAAAGCTGCTCAAAAAGGAAAGGAAGTAACAGCTGTTGTTGAAATAAAAGCACGTTTTGACGAAGAAAGTAATATAGTTTGGGCAAAGAGACTTGAAGAAGAAGGAGTACACGTAATCTACGGAATTCCAGGTCTTAAAACACATGCCAAACTTTTAATGATTGTAAGAAGAGAAGAAAACGGAATAAAAAGATACGTCCACTTAGGTACCGGAAACTATAACGTTGAAACAGCAAAAATTTACTCAGATATAAGTTACTTGACTTCTTTACCGGGAATCGGAGAAGATGTTTCAAAGATTTTTAATGTTCTTACAGGTTACTTTCATCCTCCCAATCTTAGTAAACTCTTTATCTCTCCAGTAAACTTAAAGTCAAAGATTTTAGAAATGATAGAAGAAGAAGCAACTCTAGGCAAAGAAGGAAGAATAATTGCAAAGATGAATTCCCTTGTTGATCCAGATGTGATAAGAGCTCTCTACAAAGCTTCTCAAGAAGGAGTGAAAATAGATCTAATAGTTAGAGGTATTTGTTGCCTGAGGCCTGGAATTAAAGGAGTAAGTGAAAACATAAGAGTAATCAGCATAGTTGGTAAGTATTTAGAACATGCAAGAATCTTCTACTTTAAAGCTGATGGTGAAGAAAAAATCTTTATAAGCAGTGCTGACTGGATGCCAAGAAACTTTCATAGAAGAATAGAAACGCTTGTACCTATAGAAAATTTCCAACTAAAGAGGAAATTAAGAGATATTCTTGAAATCCAGTTAAGAGATACTGCAAAAGCAAGAATTTTAATGCCAGATGGTAGCTATATCAGACCAAAGGAAAGAAACTTTAATTCACAGGAGTACTTTGAAAAATGGGTAAGACAGATAAAGTAA
- the hslO gene encoding Hsp33 family molecular chaperone HslO has product MKEINSQVKDDLKNYFQDRDYGVVAVPKEDAIRALVVKTTNLCEIARLRHKTSPIATAVLGRALTGAILLTSLLKHGTEQRILLKIEGDGPIGLVVAEANAKGEVRGFVQNPNVPTFTKKVNGTKKFDIAKAVGKGTLTVVKDFGFGTPYESTVPLVSGEIAEDIAYYLLKSEQIPSAVSLGVLVGETGKVEAAGGFLAQPLPGVTEEAISRLEENVKKMPPISTLVKNGKRPEDIVEMLFEGFTPNLLALKELSFKCKCSKEVAEGGILVFPEDEIEALIKEGGVSIKCNFCNEEYFFNKEELEKILEERKKNTN; this is encoded by the coding sequence ATGAAAGAGATTAACTCTCAGGTAAAAGATGATCTCAAGAATTATTTCCAGGATAGAGACTACGGAGTAGTAGCAGTTCCAAAAGAAGATGCTATTAGAGCTCTTGTTGTAAAGACAACAAACTTATGTGAGATTGCAAGACTTAGACACAAAACATCTCCTATTGCTACCGCCGTCTTAGGAAGAGCTCTAACAGGAGCTATTTTATTAACATCTCTACTAAAACACGGAACAGAACAAAGAATTCTTTTGAAGATTGAAGGAGATGGACCTATAGGTCTTGTTGTTGCCGAAGCAAATGCAAAAGGAGAGGTAAGAGGATTTGTTCAAAATCCTAATGTTCCAACCTTTACAAAGAAAGTAAACGGAACTAAGAAGTTTGATATAGCAAAAGCAGTTGGAAAAGGAACGTTAACTGTTGTGAAAGACTTTGGTTTTGGAACGCCCTATGAAAGTACAGTTCCCTTAGTTTCTGGAGAAATTGCTGAAGATATTGCTTATTATTTATTGAAATCTGAACAAATTCCTTCTGCTGTTTCTTTGGGTGTTCTAGTTGGAGAAACAGGTAAAGTCGAAGCTGCCGGAGGTTTCCTTGCGCAACCTTTACCTGGTGTAACAGAAGAAGCAATTTCAAGACTTGAGGAAAATGTAAAGAAGATGCCACCTATAAGCACTTTAGTAAAGAATGGCAAAAGACCCGAAGATATTGTAGAAATGTTATTTGAAGGATTTACTCCAAACTTACTTGCTCTAAAAGAGCTCTCTTTTAAGTGTAAGTGTTCAAAAGAAGTGGCAGAAGGAGGTATATTAGTGTTTCCTGAGGACGAAATAGAAGCACTCATTAAAGAGGGAGGAGTTAGTATAAAATGCAACTTTTGTAATGAGGAATACTTCTTCAATAAGGAAGAATTAGAAAAGATACTTGAAGAAAGAAAAAAGAATACAAATTAA